Proteins from a single region of bacterium:
- the hemA gene encoding glutamyl-tRNA reductase: protein MRLAVVGINHKTAGLDARGQFSFTPEDAQAALAAWRGAGDGRPDPIGAIVEEMVILSTCNRTEIYVAYACRVLPLDMLVDFFARRKGYRAEDLLPHVYVHDGADAVDHLFRVVSGLDSMVFGEHEVTGQAKRAYETAVACRANGTLTNKLFHAAFRVAHRVRAETGVSRGSTSVSQVACDIVEHHLPDMTGKRVLFVGAGKAVDLAAKRLVKLGAAELIFVNRTLERAEELVAKYGGRAVALDDLAAALIDADVIISATGAPDVVIPVEDARAAQAARPARRYYIDLAVPRDVALEIRDERDTRLYDLDDIREHVARNLYARHKERHQAFRIVEDARTAFVDWHESMKATPVISQLRETAERIRQEELEKIARVMPEDKMGEVEAMTRRLVNKVLHEPIMALKRGDMSTPQHDEVAASIRVALASVS from the coding sequence ATGCGCAGGCCGCGCTCGCGGCGTGGCGCGGCGCGGGCGACGGCCGTCCCGATCCGATCGGCGCAATCGTCGAGGAGATGGTCATCCTCTCCACCTGCAACCGCACCGAGATCTACGTCGCGTACGCGTGCCGCGTCCTGCCGCTCGACATGCTCGTGGACTTTTTCGCGCGACGGAAGGGTTATCGCGCGGAGGACCTCCTGCCGCACGTTTACGTGCATGACGGCGCGGACGCGGTCGATCACCTGTTCCGCGTGGTGTCGGGCCTGGATTCGATGGTGTTCGGCGAGCACGAGGTGACCGGCCAGGCCAAGCGCGCCTACGAAACGGCGGTCGCCTGCCGCGCCAACGGCACGTTGACCAACAAGCTGTTCCACGCCGCGTTCCGTGTGGCGCATCGCGTGCGCGCCGAAACCGGCGTGTCGCGCGGATCGACCTCCGTCAGCCAGGTCGCGTGCGACATCGTCGAGCATCACCTGCCGGACATGACCGGCAAGCGTGTGCTCTTTGTCGGCGCGGGCAAGGCGGTCGATCTGGCGGCCAAGCGCCTCGTGAAGCTCGGCGCGGCGGAACTGATTTTCGTGAACCGCACCCTCGAGCGCGCCGAGGAGCTCGTCGCGAAATACGGCGGGCGCGCGGTGGCGCTCGACGATCTTGCCGCCGCGCTCATCGACGCCGACGTCATCATCAGCGCCACCGGCGCGCCGGATGTCGTCATCCCCGTCGAGGACGCGCGCGCCGCGCAGGCCGCGCGCCCGGCCCGGCGCTACTACATCGACCTGGCCGTGCCGCGCGATGTCGCGCTCGAAATCCGCGACGAACGCGACACGCGCCTCTACGACCTGGACGACATCCGCGAGCACGTCGCGCGAAATCTCTACGCCAGGCACAAGGAACGTCATCAGGCGTTCCGCATCGTGGAAGACGCGCGCACCGCGTTTGTCGACTGGCACGAGTCGATGAAGGCGACGCCGGTCATCTCCCAGCTTCGCGAGACGGCCGAGCGCATCCGCCAGGAAGAACTCGAAAAGATCGCGCGCGTCATGCCCGAAGACAAGATGGGGGAGGTCGAGGCCATGACGCGCCGCCTCGTCAACAAGGTCCTGCACGAGCCGATCATGGCGCTCAAGCGCGGTGACATGTCCACGCCCCAGCACGACGAGGTCGCGGCGTCGATCCGCGTCGCGCTCGCCTCCGTTTCCTGA
- the cobA gene encoding uroporphyrinogen-III C-methyltransferase, with the protein MTGIVYIVGAGPGDPGLITVRGRACLRDSDVVVYDNLAPRELLDEARPDAELIYAGKRAADHALRQSEINEILIDRARGGKIVCRLKGGDPFLFGRGGEETTHLAAARVPFVVVPGVSAAIAVPAYAGIPVTHRAYSVTLCVSTGHEDPAKEASDLDWSLLAGPMRTLVFFMGVRTLPHIRERLIAHGMPDSTPVALIERGTTPWQRTAVGTLADIAQIAEERRFAPPCLVVVGEVVRLRDEMVWYEKRPLFGVTVMNTRATHQAADLSRRLADLGARVVEVPLIAIAEPADREPLLEAARALDTFDWIVLTSTNAVDALWNAVREIGRDARAPLR; encoded by the coding sequence ATGACCGGCATCGTTTACATCGTCGGCGCGGGGCCGGGTGATCCGGGGCTCATCACGGTGCGCGGCCGGGCGTGCCTGCGCGACTCGGATGTCGTCGTGTACGACAACCTCGCGCCGCGAGAGTTGCTCGACGAGGCGCGGCCGGACGCGGAGCTGATCTACGCGGGCAAGCGCGCGGCGGATCATGCGCTACGGCAAAGCGAGATCAACGAAATCCTTATCGATCGCGCGCGCGGGGGGAAAATCGTCTGTCGATTGAAAGGCGGCGATCCGTTCCTGTTCGGGCGCGGCGGCGAGGAGACGACGCATCTCGCGGCGGCGCGCGTTCCGTTTGTCGTCGTGCCGGGCGTGTCCGCGGCGATCGCCGTACCGGCCTACGCGGGCATCCCCGTCACGCACCGGGCGTATTCGGTCACGCTGTGCGTCTCGACGGGGCATGAGGATCCGGCGAAGGAGGCGTCGGATCTCGACTGGAGCCTTCTGGCCGGGCCGATGCGCACGCTCGTGTTTTTCATGGGCGTGCGGACGCTTCCGCACATTCGCGAAAGGCTCATCGCACACGGCATGCCGGATTCGACGCCCGTGGCACTCATCGAGCGCGGGACGACGCCGTGGCAACGCACGGCCGTCGGCACGCTCGCCGACATCGCTCAGATCGCCGAAGAGCGTCGCTTTGCGCCGCCGTGCCTCGTTGTCGTCGGCGAGGTCGTGCGCTTGCGCGACGAAATGGTCTGGTACGAGAAACGCCCCCTATTTGGCGTCACGGTGATGAACACCCGCGCGACGCATCAGGCGGCCGATTTATCGCGCCGGCTCGCGGATCTTGGCGCGCGCGTGGTCGAAGTGCCGCTCATCGCCATCGCGGAGCCGGCGGATCGCGAACCGTTGCTCGAAGCGGCGCGCGCGCTCGACACCTTTGACTGGATCGTTCTGACAAGCACGAACGCCGTCGACGCCTTGTGGAACGCGGTGCGCGAGATCGGACGCGACGCGCGCGCGCCGCTTCG
- the hemC gene encoding hydroxymethylbilane synthase, producing the protein MTARRVAIVSRGSKLALKQTHMMRDLLAVRFPDIEFDVRIVHTTGDRILDAPLSRIGGKGLFTAEIEHELLRGEADLAVHSLKDLPTQVPDGLSIGAVTEREDVRDAWIGRGGLAFADLPKGARIASGSLRRRSQLLALRPDLDIVDIRGNLDTRIRKGKTSEDLFGTVVAMAGVSRMGWLDQITHPFETDQMLPAVSQGAIGIEIREGDARTAAIVATLDHAPTRLATDAERAFLARLEGGCQIPIGAHARVDGDRLVLDGVVASLDGTRIFRGRENGAASEAAGIGRRLADRLVADGAGEVLAEVREQFGDEPIG; encoded by the coding sequence ATGACGGCCCGCCGCGTCGCGATCGTCAGTCGCGGCAGCAAGCTTGCCCTGAAACAGACGCACATGATGCGCGATCTTCTCGCCGTGCGTTTCCCGGATATCGAATTCGACGTGCGTATCGTGCACACGACCGGCGACCGCATCCTGGACGCGCCGCTTTCGCGCATCGGCGGGAAGGGCCTGTTCACCGCGGAGATCGAGCACGAGCTGTTGCGCGGCGAGGCGGACCTCGCGGTGCACAGCCTGAAAGACCTGCCGACGCAGGTGCCTGACGGCCTTTCGATCGGCGCGGTGACCGAGCGCGAGGACGTGCGCGACGCGTGGATTGGCCGCGGCGGCCTGGCGTTTGCCGATTTGCCAAAGGGCGCGCGCATCGCGTCCGGATCGTTGCGGCGGCGCTCGCAGCTTCTCGCGCTTCGGCCTGATCTCGATATCGTCGATATTCGCGGCAACCTCGACACGCGCATCCGCAAGGGCAAGACGTCTGAGGATCTCTTCGGCACCGTCGTCGCGATGGCGGGCGTCTCGCGCATGGGGTGGCTCGATCAGATCACGCACCCGTTTGAGACGGACCAGATGCTGCCGGCGGTCAGCCAGGGCGCGATCGGCATCGAGATCCGCGAGGGCGATGCCAGGACCGCCGCGATTGTCGCGACGCTCGATCACGCACCCACGCGCCTCGCGACCGACGCGGAGCGCGCGTTTCTCGCACGGCTGGAGGGCGGCTGTCAGATTCCCATCGGCGCGCACGCGCGCGTTGACGGCGACCGGCTTGTGCTCGACGGCGTCGTGGCGAGCCTCGACGGTACGCGAATCTTCCGTGGCCGCGAGAATGGGGCGGCAAGTGAAGCCGCCGGGATCGGGCGGCGCCTGGCGGACCGCCTCGTCGCCGACGGCGCGGGCGAGGTGCTCGCCGAGGTCCGCGAGCAATTCGGCGATGAGCCGATCGGATAG